GTTTTAAGAAAAAAAGCAACTGCAATTAATCAGGACTATCCAAAGTTGGATGCCTTAATAGATAATATGTTTGAGACCATGTATGGGGCTCGCGGTATTGGCTTGGCTGCACCACAAGTAGGTGTTGCTATTCGACTTTTTCTAGTAGATGCAACTCCCTTTGAAGATGATGAAGACCTTTCTGAAGAAGAACAAGCATTGTGTGCCGATTTTAAAAAGGTATTTATCAACGCAAATATTCTTGAAGAGGAAGGAGACGAGTGGGCTTTTAATGAAGGGTGCCTAAGTATCCCTAACATTAATGAAGATGTATTTAGACAACCTACCATAACAATTGAATACTACGATGAAAATTTCGTAAAACACACCGATACCTTCGACGGTATAGTTGCTCGTATCATACAGCACGAATACGACCATATTGAAGGGATTTTGTTCACCGATAAACTTTCAGTATTAAAAAAACGTTTGCTAAAAACTAAACTAGCTAATATTTCAAAAGGGAAAATAGACGTATCGTATCGTATGAAATTTCCAAATGCTAAAAAGAAACGTTAACGTGCTTGCACGAAATAACCAAAGCCCGCATCTTTGCAGCTTTATTTTGAAAAGTTAAACTTTATAATCGCATACCTAATTTATGAGCTTAGAAAAAATTCTTTCCATTTCAGGAAAACCAGGACTGTACCAATTAAAAACTCAAACCCGAAGTGGTTTCGTAGCAGAATCACTCTTAGACGGGCGTAAAATAAGCGTAGGCGCGAGAGATAATGTAAGCTTATTGAGCGAAATCGCTATATACACACTTACCGAAGAAGTTCCATTGCGTGAAATTTTCAGTAAAATTGCTGAAAAAGAAAACGGCGGTCCAACCATAAACCATAAAGTTGATAAAGTAGCGTTAGAAGAATTTTTCTTTGAAGTATTACCAGACTACG
This Rasiella rasia DNA region includes the following protein-coding sequences:
- the def gene encoding peptide deformylase; translated protein: MILPIVAYGDPVLRKKATAINQDYPKLDALIDNMFETMYGARGIGLAAPQVGVAIRLFLVDATPFEDDEDLSEEEQALCADFKKVFINANILEEEGDEWAFNEGCLSIPNINEDVFRQPTITIEYYDENFVKHTDTFDGIVARIIQHEYDHIEGILFTDKLSVLKKRLLKTKLANISKGKIDVSYRMKFPNAKKKR
- a CDS encoding DUF5606 family protein; the encoded protein is MSLEKILSISGKPGLYQLKTQTRSGFVAESLLDGRKISVGARDNVSLLSEIAIYTLTEEVPLREIFSKIAEKENGGPTINHKVDKVALEEFFFEVLPDYDEDRVYASDIKKVVQWYNLLQKNGITDFSETEEDETAASEEE